GGCGCCGTGAGGAGTCCTGGGTGCCGGCCGGACGCGGGCTCTGGCTGCACACCATCGACGACGTGAGCACCCGCCTGATCCCGCACTACGTCGTGAAATCCGGTTCGACCACCGGCGACTGGGACACCATGCGCACCGAGCCCTGGGTGAAAGAGCAGCTGCGCGAGGTGACCGAGACCGGCCCATCCACCGTGAGCGCACCGACCGCGGATGATCTCAATCCACCAGACCTGGAACGCACCTCCACTGAATCTGGCCGTGGCCTGGGCGACGCGGGGGCCTGGTTCAAGCTGTCCAGCAACCCGAGTTCCACGCCGGCGACTGGCGCTGATCCGAAGCTGCGGAACGACATCACCGACCCGGACGCGGCCGAGCAGGTGGACACCGGTGGCGCTGGGATGGACGGCAAGCCCGGCGAGGACCTGCCCACACCGGCGACGCGGGATGGCTACGTGGTGAGCCACCGCACGCCGGGGGTGAGGTACTCCGTCAACCCGGACGAAATCAGCGTCAAGCTGCCGTGGGTTCGCCAGCCGGAAGCACTCAGGCGCTACGCCCGGATGATCGGCGCCGGCGCCGGTCCGCGGTACCGGGTGACTCGGGTGTACGGCGTGCCGTACAACCCGCCGACCCTGGATCTCGCACTGGAGACCAGCATCCGCGCGACGTTCGATTCGTTCGAGATGACCGTGGTCACCGAGAGCCGCACGCGTCCTGACTAAGTGTCAGAAGCGCACTGGGCGTGGCTAAATCGCCAAAGTGTACGTGGCTTTGGCGCGGTGATGTCAAAGGCTCTCCCTGTACTCACAGTTACTCCTTCTCTCCCTTCTCTTTAACTTCTCCGACCCTACACCCAGCGCTGGAAAATCTCGAAAGTGTACGTGGGTTCTGCGCAGCGTGGCCGTCTCCTTCACCGGGGGCGGCCGCCTTTTTTTGTTCTCATCTACCGACTTGAGATATCAGCGACGATCGAAGCATGCAACTGAGAATCGAATTCGAGATGCTCCAGCGCCTCCAGCGCGCCGGCCGGATCTCCCCAACCCTCGACCGCGACGACCTGATGACCATCGCCAGACTGCGCCTGTGCATGCCCACCAACCGTGGCGACATCCGGCGCCTGGTGCAGCGCCACCTGAGGGGCTGCGTGTCGAAAGTCGCGCAGTACCGCCACCAGCCCGTCCTGCGCACCACCAGTGACATCACCGGCGCGAGTGTGACCCTCTACCGTGACCTGCTGCCGAACGGGACGTCCGCCTACTACCGCGCCTGCTGCGGCGGCGACTACTGGCAGAAGGAGCTGTGGGCATGAGTAGCGCGGAATTCCACCTGCTGTCCCTCGCGGGGGAAATGGACCCACGGATGACCGAAGAAGCGTACCTGACCCTGTGCGCCATCAAGAAGGGCGAGGCGAACATCCCAGTGGAACGCGCGGTTGACCTGCTGCGGATGGTCTGCCCAGTGGAGGACGACGGGCACTGTGAGACCGTCGGGGAGATCCCGTTCGGCGGGCACAACATCATCATTGGGTTGGAGTACACAGCCAAGAACGCGATCATCCGAGTGGTAGCGTGGCCCCCCTTTCCGGAGATGTTGGCCAATCCGCTGCCCACTGGATCCGCATACAGCGCCGAGGCCTACATGACCGCAGCCGAATACCGCTCCCTGGCACCCGACCTGCACGCAGGGCAGGCCTGGTACTGGAACCTACGTGAGCCGGGGGTCCGCCTCGACGATTCCCACCCAGAGGCCATCTGGTAACACCTACGAACGTTCTCATAATATAGATTGACAGATCATCATGGGACGGCTACCGTGAATCCAGAAGACGGGCGCGGCAGACAGTCGCGCCCCACAGGAGCCCCCATGCAGACGCAACCCACCCGCACGCCCACGATCGCCAGCGCCGCCGCTCAGTACCTCAGCAGCGCCGCCCTGTCGCGCATTCCCGACTGCGCCCACTACGCCGCAGGGATTGACCGGGCAGTCCTGCGCCCGGTCGAATCGGCGCGCACCCCGGCCGCGATGCTGGAACAGCTCGCCGGCGCCGAACTGACCAGCGAGGCGCTCTGGGCCCTGGCGCCCATCAACAGCGAGGAGGGACTGCGCGGCTGGTGTGAGCGTTACGCCCACCAACTGCGTGCGGGTATCCATCAGGGCGGCCTGTGCACCCATGACGCCGATCACGGCCGCGTGCTGCTGTCCTTCTGTCCTCGCGGACAGGGGGCCTCAATGGATGGTCCTCTCCCCACCGCCTATTGGGTTCTGATTGCCACGCCGGAGCAGACCGCCCGGGCCCGGGCGGAGATTGAGCAGCAGGCCGCGCTGAGCCCGGCCGAACGGTACGCCCAGGACCTCGCCACTGGGGGCATCCCGGCTGGACTGAGTCTGCGTGGCTACCTCGCCCTGGACCGTGAGGAGCGGACGTTCCGTTCCGGCGGTACGCCGGGTGGACTGAGCGCGGATGAGGCACTGGACCTCATCGCCTCCTACTGCACCGGCGAGGTGATGATGTGCGAGCCAATGGACGGGTGGACCATGACTGCCCTCCACGGCGAGGCGAGCTGGCGCGGGTGCCCACTGTCGCTCGGTGCCGTCCATTCGAGTGGCGACACAGCCGCCGCTATGGTCAACACCAACGAGATCGATCTCTCCGTGACCTGCATGTTCATCCACGCTCCCGTTCGCGTCCCCGTGACCCAGGCCGCCGTGCTGGCCCCTGAGCTCATGGCCCGACTGATGAGCGCCTGAGTCCGCAATCCATAGGCGGCCCCTGACCGGCCCACGTGCAGCCGCCCGCCTAACGGTTCGCACCTATCCGCCACCCACCCTCCAGCGCCCGCCGGTGAGCGGCGCGGGTCTTTCCCAGAGTGGCTGCCAGTCGGGCCAGATCGCCGGAGCAGGACCGACACCCTAAATATGCCCGGGTAAAATTCATATGATCGCCAGCGCAGGGGTATAAGCGTTCTCAGAATACTAATTGACATACCTGCAACGTGCAGCGAAGATCACGTCAAGAAGACGCGCCGGCAGACAGCCGACGCCAAGCAGCAAGAGGAGACACATGAAATACCAAATGATGGAACTCGCAGGACAGCTCACCCCGGGCCACACCGACGCGCTGTGGGCCGCAATCGACAACATCCTGACCAGCGGGAAGGCGAGTGGTGAGGATATCGTCATCATCGCCCGCGAGCACCCGCGCGCCTGGGTCCACAACCGAGGGAGCCACCCCGCCAAGCCCTTCGAGCTCCAGTTCGGCAACAAGACCGTGAGTGGCGTCCTGACCTCCGAGGGCACCAAGGTCACGCACATCTTCTTCGTCCAGCAAGACGGCCAGCGTTCGGCCGTGAGTGGCGAGCACTACTACGAGACCGCCCGCATCGTCGCGGAGATGGTCAAAGCCGGCCAGTTCGCGGCGATAGCCAAAGTCGGCCAGTAAGCCCAGTCCATCGAGCGCCCCCGCCAAGACCAGCGGGGGCTTCTTCATTCCATCAGCCGGCGCCGGTGCCATTCATAGACCCAGTGCGGCCTGAGCTCGAAAGTGTACGTGGGTTCTGCGCCCAGACCCGGGACAGACCCGGGGCCGGCGCCGGTGGGTGATACCAGCGCCCAGTGTGGGTAAAAGTCGAAAGTGTACGTGGGTTCTGCGTGCGAGATGTCAAAGGCTATCCCTGGATTCACAGTTAGTGTTGTTATCCCTGTCCCTTACCTTCTCCCGGCCCAGGACCCTATCTACACTAAGTCGCCTACCCGCTCAGCCTGGACCCACACCCACTGTGAGTCTTGATCGCCCTGGCCCGGGCTTGCGCGAACACTAAAGCCGCTGGTATATCAGCTGGGGTATCAGCCAGGCCAAGCGAGTGTGGTAAAATCATCTATAGATGGGCGCTCTCTGCCGCGAGGTGGAGGGCGCTTCTTCATTGGAGGTGAACAATGCGAAGAATGCTCGTGAAGCGCGTGCAGCCGGGCAGTCTAATCTGCGAGCTGGACGGGGCGGAGGTGGTGGTCATCGGTACTGGTCCACGGCCTGATCAGTACATCTATGCCTTCCAGCTGGACGGCGTCTGGCGGCTGGGATCGTGAGCTGCAAGTGTTGCGGCAAAGACAAAGCAGAGGCGCCGGCGCCGGCTGCTGGACGGGCACAGAGACCGCAGCAGACCCGGCGCCGGACGTCCACCGACCTGCCCAGTGGATTCGCACCTGCACCGCCAGAGCTCGACGCGTGGCAGAGACCGGTGGGGATCGGGTCACAGTGCCTGGGTGTGCCGACCGCGCAGGGTCCAGTCCTGCTAGGAGAGCGTGATCAGCCCCTGGACGCGGGGCCAGGCAGGGGAACACTGAGCTACGTCCGGCAGGCCTACGTCTACCCCCCAGAGTTCCTGGAGCCCAGTCTGACGGTGAGCCCCGGCGCCGGCGTCTGGCAGGTGACGCCTACCTCGCTGCTGCCGACGTCCAGCAACCCGGGGCTGGTGACGGAGAGCTTCAGCGACTTCCGCGCCGTGGCCGCGTTGAGCGAGCTGCCGGACCGGTATCAGGCCGACGCGACCCGCTTCAACGACAACGGCGCAGACTGGCGCCCGATCCGGTTCCGACTCACAGGCCAGGGCGTGACGGCCAGTGGGACGGCGAGCGCTGAATACTTTGAAGCGCCCCTCAGCAACCCCGGGCAGACTGCTGGGACGGGCCAGTTCTACACCCGCCCGCACAGCCAGAGCGTGCCGGGCGTCGAAGTGGAAAGCCCGGGCTACGGCATATCAGCCCTGTACATGGAATGGTACGTGCCGGAGCGGATCCCACAGGAGTGGATCAACCGAATGGCCCAGACCCCGCCTGACCCGCCTGGCCTACCTGTGCGGCTCGTGGCCGACCTGAGCAACGGTGATCAGGCGAGGTGGGAGCCACAGCGCCAATTCAGCAACCGCGGGGCCTGGACTGCCGAGTACGGCGGGGAGTCCTTCAGCGGCACGGGCGACTCCGGCGGTGAGGGCAGACCACGGATCACGTGGGAGGGCCACCTACCCCCGGGTGGGGCGCCCGTCTGGGATGGCATCACGCGCACCGGGGTGCGGGCCCGGGACCGCATGGTGACCCGGCTGCCGGTGACTCAGCTGTACACCGTCCTGTTGGGCGGCAACTACCAGTCCAGCGACCTGCTGGGTCCACCGCGCGAGACCTTGACCGTAGAAGCTGACCTGCCTGGGCTGGGGCGATTCGAAGTACACGCCCCCGACGACAGCGTGACCAGCGGGGGGCACAGGGATCTGCTGGTGGGCGGCGCGAGTATGACCCTGGCCGGCAACCCGCTGTCCGGCAACAGCTGGGCCATCCTGCGGCGCCGAGGTGGGGAGCTGAATCTACTGACCCTCGGCGCCGGCGCCTTGACCGTCCATCGTCCTACCGGGGCGTTCTCCCTGCCTGTGGGTGGGACGTGGCTGGAGTCTGACCTGACTCAGGGGCAACATCCGGACCACGTGCGACTGATCGGAGAGCGCGCCTTCATCCTCACGGGCTTCGACGCCTTCAGGGATCTGGAGCCCGGTGAGCGGCCCCGGCGCCTGGAGGGGCTGGAGGAGGCTGACCGACTCGAAGGCGCAGAGCCTGCTGGGATCAGCATCGTGGCTGAGGTGCCGCTACCCACACTGACCACCGCCGGGCTACCGCGCTACGGCCGTGAGCCGCGGGTGTTGTTCCATTCAGACCCTGAAGTGATCTGGCCCTGGTCCACGCCCAGACTTCAGGACGCAGAGGACGAACGCGGATTAGGGACTGAAGTGACTCAGCCGGCGCCGGTGCTGTTCCCAGGGGCTGGCCCGGTGGTGATTGTCGGGCGGGCGCGCGGTGGGGAGCCAGAGGACGGCGGCAACTGGACCTGGAGCAGCGAATACGACGGCTCGCACAGCTGGCGGCCGTTCACGCAACTGTGGCCGGACGGGGCGCCGGGCACATTCGAAATCGACGCCGAGGTTGAACATCTCGCGGCCTACGCGCCATTCAGGGAAATTATCGAGGGGTAAAAATGCATACAATCATCGAGACTGTCGGTGCAGCCGAGGTGCTGATCACCGAGAACAGCTATGCCGGCGCCGTCATTCACGGCGTCGAAGGCACACCGGCGGATGTCGAACTGCGCTACGCCGGACAGACGGGCTTCACCACGCCGACTTACCCGTATCAGCTGCAAGCGGGCGACCTGCTCAGGATCACGCCCACGCAGGCGGGTACGCAGACTGTGCGCCTGTACGGTCTTCTGGGCGCGAACGCGAGCGTGGCGCCGGTCATCGCAGACGAACCGCAGACGCTCCAGCCGGGGCAATTCCAACTGGTGACGCCTGACGGACAGGCCGCCTACCTGCGCTTCCAGACTGTGGGCGGACCAATCGACCTGACCGCCGGCGCCGGCGCCGCTGGACCGGCTGGGCGTGGCGTGCAGTCTGTGACCCAGAGCGGCAACCAGTTGACCTTCACGCTGACCGACGGGACCACCCAGGGGCCGTTCATCCTTCCGGCCGGACCTGCCGGCGTCGACGGCAGAGACGGCATCGACGGCGCACCGGGCGCAGCTGGGCGCGGCATTCAGTCTGTGAGTCAGTCTGGCAGTGAGTTGACCTTCACGCTGACGGATGGAACGACCGCCGGGCCGTTCACCCTCGGCGCCGGCGGTGGCGGCGGGGGCGGTGGAGTGAGCGCGGTCTACCTCAGCACACCCGACCAGACCCGCAGCGAGCTGGTCCCGGCCACCACCCAGGACATCGGCGGGTCAGAGAACTTCTACGGCGAGCAGCTGCTGATCACCACCACCTTCACCGCGAACCGCCTGACCCTGCGCCAGTTCATCCCCGGCGGCGCGGGCCTGCGCGGGGTGATCGCGGACGTGACGGGCGGGACGGTGCAGTCCTTCAGTCTCAGCACGAACACGCACCCTGGGACGGCCGGAGACGTGGCGCTGGACTTTGGCAACTTCACCTTCACCTCGGGCCGGAACTACCTGATTGGGCTGGAGGGGGATGGGACGAACGCGGGGCCCAACCTGCTCGGAACCACAGGGGGCTTCACTGCGCCCGCGAACGTGACCCCCGCCGGCTGGACGCGCAGCTCAGGGCGCGCGGTGGGCGCCGGCGTCTCGGTCATCCTGGGCGTGGCGCACTTCGCGTACAAGCTCGAACTGGTGGACCCGACCGCACAGAAAAATGTTCAGGGCCCACTGGACGTCATCGACCTGCCGGGCTACACCGGCGCCGGCACCGGGACCGCCCTTCACCGCACGGTCGGTGGTGTGGTCTGGCGCCTGACCGACGCGGCGCCCGGAACGCCCGTGAATATCAGCGCCAGCGCGGGCCTGAGCGTTCCATATACCCGTGCGGACGCCAGTGGTGGATCCCTGACGCTGACCCTGCCGACTGCTGCAACGGCGATCTTCCCGGTCTACTGGATCAAGCGCGTGGACGCGGTGGGGGCCAACTCGGTGACGCTCCAGGCTTCCGGCTCGGACACCATCGACGGTGACGCCACCTACGTGCTGGGCGGCGCGGGCCGTCCAGGGGTGATCCTGCTGGCCCGACCCGGCGGCTGGGACGTGATGTGAGATGACGCAAGGAAAAGGACATATGACATGAGACCTGAAGAACTCGACGCCTGGCTCCGGCTGGGCTTCATCGCACTGACCGCGGCGCTCGCACACATCCTGTTGATCGTGAGTCGCGGAACGAAGATCACGAAATCGACCCTCGCCCGGCACCTCAGCCGGGCGCTGCTCACGGGCTTTCTCGCTGCGGGCATGCACAGCCTGATCACCCAGTTCTGGCACGTGAGCCCCACGTTCGGCGTATTCATCGCGTCTGCAACGGCGATGGTTGGGGTGGACGCGCTCCAGGGGCTGATCAGCGACATTCTCCCGAAGATCATCGAGAAGTGGTTGAACGTGAAGCTCCCCGAGAAGGAAGAGAAGGATAAGGACAAGGAAGACAAGGAAGAAGGAGGTGATGAAGCGTGAACCTCGATCAACTCGCCGCCTTCGTCGGCATCCAACTGCCCTCGGAGCTGATGATCCCCTTGCGCGTCCTGATCGTCCTGGGCTGCGTAATCGTCATCCACGCCCAGCTGCGCGGCTGGAGACAGCTCAACTTCTGCCGGCGCCTGACGGTGGCCAGCTACATCGTCATGGCGCTCGGCTTCCTGCTGAGCGCGGTCCTCACGGGCCGCACCGGCACCAACACCCCCGCGTATCAGCTGCTGATTCAACTCGGCGTGCTGATGCGCCTGACCGCAGACGCTGTGAACGCTGGGCACCGTCGACATATCAGGCGAATCCGGGAAGGCCGGACCCGCTGAGCCCAACAAGGGCGTCTGGGAGTGGTACAATGGAGACAGCCGCACCGCCACCCGCACAATCCGCGTTCTCATAACCCCTGCTGAGTTATCAGCGGGGGTTCTTCTTTGGAGGTCTGTATGATCATCGTCCTCGACCCCGGCCATGGGGATACCCCCGGCGCACCGGGCTACGACTCAGGCGCCTGTGACGGCAACCGGCATGAAGCCGTCGCTGCCCTCGAAGCCGCCCTCACCCTCAAGCACATCCTCACGGGCATGGGCTTCACCGTGCACCTCACGCGCGACGGGACCGCTGGAGGCAAGCCAGACCTGAACCAGCGCCTGACCCGGGCCCGCCAACTCGGCGCCCGCGCCTTCATCTCTGTGCACTACGACAGCAAGTTCGAGAAGCCGCGCCATCGCAGAGGCTGCTACTACGCCCCCGGGACCGCCAGTCGACTGATGGCCGATGCACTGCGACGGCGCATGGGACGGGACTTCTGGATTGCCCCGAGTAGCTCTTCGCGATTCAACGGCTTGTATATCGATGCGTTCCCCGACGCACTCCCGTCCGTGATGCTCGAACTCGACTCGATCCAGTACGCGCCCGCCACCCGTGACCGCAGCGGGCGCCTGGCCCTGCTCACCCCCTACGCCAAGACCATCGCCGCGTTCCTGAACGCGAAAGGAAGTGTCAAATGATCGACCCACGTATCCAAGCCGCCCTGAACGAAGCCCGCGAGCGCGCCACCCGCGTCGTGACCGCCAATGGGGGCATCAGCGTTCAGATCCCGACCAGCACCCAGACCATCGCGAAGCCCATCACCGAAGCTGAAGTCTTCGCCCTGATCACCAGCCTGCTCCCCCGCGTGCTGGACGGCATCGCGCAGGCCCGCGCGGCCCTGGGTGACCGGAAGCTGTCGCTGGCCGAGGCCCTGCAACTCGGTACGACCATCGCCACCCTGGTGAGCGCGGCCGTCAAGGACGGCGCCCCGCTCGTGAAGGGCGCCGACGCCCGCTTGCTCGCCAGCGCCCTGCTTGGCGCCTTGTACGACGTCTTCATCCCCGAGCGCCTCCCGACCTGGGCGCGCCCCTTCAACGGCGCCATCAAGTCGGCCGTGCTCGGCGGCCTGGAGCTGGTCTATCAGGCCCTGGTGAAGAAGAAGTAATGACACAGGAAGCGTGGCAGGAAGCGGC
The Deinococcus sedimenti DNA segment above includes these coding regions:
- a CDS encoding N-acetylmuramoyl-L-alanine amidase → MIIVLDPGHGDTPGAPGYDSGACDGNRHEAVAALEAALTLKHILTGMGFTVHLTRDGTAGGKPDLNQRLTRARQLGARAFISVHYDSKFEKPRHRRGCYYAPGTASRLMADALRRRMGRDFWIAPSSSSRFNGLYIDAFPDALPSVMLELDSIQYAPATRDRSGRLALLTPYAKTIAAFLNAKGSVK